A genomic stretch from Thermomonospora umbrina includes:
- a CDS encoding fibronectin type III domain-containing protein translates to MEKNVTYICDYPLLGLQTLTAKVTANFPDRLAAGTATGPMAVTVDAQIPAETTEGLAMLGAAKMTAQIRADARAYTPDSPTGVNATTGLTVGETAIPASGAFPVKATGNTPSFKSVAAGWAKVNIGNITMRVTPMFADGSQTPLGVMNVTCYQKLADGETNTLHQWEWTPASGQNPPKPAADTWPQPAAPAYGDNPHPRESKTLDLDYTCEPYPIISEGGMHIKATAAFPKTVDLKTNTGRTDFTSQVTLDKTTMVGLASLSEPVTHISAGVTIDAPAEIPEIPDPGTMTAKLGVKVPELPVPPPPFIPEDAEPWTIPVPITGSVPSFLFRETGPGKMSLGSIKMRLVAKKAGGGLHPDLHDPDPQNPGQLLPYRSVNCTLNAGQTDTTIASFNITDGGPPPVDTTAPSVPEGVTATKGADGKSAEVKWNASTDTGANATGVGGYDIFVNDEATPRVSAGAADTTVTVPNLTPGSYTFKVRAFDKANPRNNSAASSATSPAIEITAPDPDLPAPGNFKGTVVAGQTGVVDLSWDAVPGATKYVVTGNGETKEVTDPAAQFTGVPVGSHEFSVVAKSATKTSPAATVTVVIPPAGDLAAPGNFKGTVAENGTVNLTWDAVTGATKYVVTGNGETKEVTDPAAQFTGVPVGSHEFSVVAKDDTRTSAPATTTVEVKDEDPVLSAPANFKGVQAQDEDGAADLSWDAVAGATGYVVTWAGGSQETDQTTVRIKGLSVGSHDFSIVAKNATQTSSPAATTVVIKGDEEVPAPTNVKAGTPTTNSIPLTWDAVEGTTYEVYNGELLDEGNIATGSHTVDGLNPDTPYTLSVVAVKDGKKSQPTPVTARTAKEQVVVDPVTELVGTPGKTTVDLSWKGSEGVTYEVHQNGQPIKDGLTTPAFQVTGLSEATKYTFTVFAVKGGVKSEGTSIDVTTLEGELAAPANLRGGEITTSSIQVLWDVVAGVTYEVTANGKTEPGTGGKYTATGLNPDTEYEFKVVAKKNGQTSAASTIKLKTKPVATGGDFNFSLAGSSSIKAANGTVPLSGSIAGKLTGGDYTGALKLNNTKGNFRIMGFIPTTADITFTQNGQTTGTLSGTTLTSNSKMVVGLKSVKVFGIQIGGGDSCKTTSPVDIKLKSTNFSLAGGGDLAGTYTLPSVSGCGLLTPLISGMTAGPGNTVNVKATPAK, encoded by the coding sequence GTGGAGAAGAACGTCACCTATATCTGCGACTACCCTTTGCTGGGCCTGCAGACCCTTACCGCCAAGGTCACGGCGAACTTCCCGGACCGGCTCGCGGCCGGGACGGCCACCGGGCCCATGGCGGTCACGGTGGACGCCCAGATCCCCGCTGAGACCACCGAGGGCCTCGCCATGCTGGGGGCCGCCAAGATGACCGCCCAGATCCGGGCGGACGCCAGGGCCTACACCCCGGACAGCCCGACCGGCGTCAACGCGACCACGGGTCTGACCGTCGGCGAGACGGCCATTCCGGCATCCGGCGCCTTCCCGGTGAAGGCCACCGGTAACACGCCGAGCTTCAAGTCGGTCGCGGCGGGCTGGGCCAAGGTCAACATCGGCAACATCACCATGCGGGTCACGCCGATGTTCGCGGACGGCAGCCAGACCCCGCTCGGCGTGATGAACGTCACCTGCTACCAGAAGCTGGCGGACGGGGAGACCAACACCCTCCACCAGTGGGAGTGGACGCCGGCGTCCGGGCAGAACCCGCCGAAGCCGGCGGCCGACACCTGGCCGCAGCCGGCGGCTCCCGCGTACGGCGACAACCCCCACCCGCGGGAGTCCAAGACCCTCGACTTGGACTACACGTGCGAGCCGTACCCGATCATCAGCGAGGGTGGCATGCACATCAAGGCCACCGCCGCGTTCCCCAAGACGGTGGACCTGAAGACCAACACCGGTCGGACGGACTTCACCAGCCAGGTCACGCTGGACAAGACCACCATGGTGGGCCTCGCGTCGCTGAGTGAGCCTGTGACGCACATCAGCGCCGGCGTCACCATCGACGCCCCGGCGGAGATCCCCGAGATCCCCGACCCGGGCACGATGACGGCCAAGCTCGGGGTGAAGGTGCCCGAGCTGCCGGTTCCGCCGCCGCCGTTCATCCCTGAGGACGCGGAGCCTTGGACCATTCCGGTGCCGATCACCGGTTCCGTTCCGTCCTTCCTGTTCCGGGAGACCGGCCCGGGCAAGATGAGCCTCGGCAGCATCAAGATGCGGCTCGTCGCCAAGAAGGCCGGGGGCGGTCTGCACCCCGACCTGCACGACCCGGACCCGCAGAACCCGGGGCAGCTCCTGCCGTACCGTTCGGTCAACTGCACCCTGAACGCGGGTCAGACCGACACCACCATCGCCTCCTTCAACATCACCGATGGTGGTCCGCCTCCGGTGGACACGACCGCTCCGTCCGTTCCTGAGGGCGTCACGGCCACCAAGGGTGCGGACGGCAAGTCGGCCGAAGTGAAGTGGAACGCCTCCACCGACACGGGCGCGAACGCCACCGGTGTCGGCGGGTACGACATCTTCGTCAACGACGAGGCCACCCCCAGGGTGAGCGCGGGTGCGGCGGACACCACCGTCACCGTGCCGAACCTGACCCCGGGCTCGTACACCTTCAAGGTGCGCGCGTTCGACAAGGCGAACCCTCGGAACAACTCGGCCGCGTCCTCCGCGACGTCGCCGGCCATCGAGATCACCGCGCCGGACCCGGACCTGCCCGCGCCCGGTAACTTCAAGGGCACGGTCGTCGCTGGTCAGACCGGTGTGGTCGACCTGTCTTGGGACGCCGTCCCGGGTGCCACGAAGTACGTGGTGACCGGAAACGGTGAGACCAAGGAGGTCACCGACCCGGCTGCGCAGTTCACCGGTGTGCCCGTGGGCTCTCACGAGTTCTCGGTCGTGGCCAAGAGCGCCACGAAGACCTCTCCGGCCGCCACGGTGACCGTCGTGATCCCGCCCGCCGGGGACCTGGCCGCGCCCGGTAACTTCAAGGGCACGGTCGCTGAGAACGGCACCGTCAACCTGACCTGGGACGCCGTCACGGGCGCCACGAAGTACGTGGTGACCGGAAACGGTGAGACCAAGGAGGTCACCGACCCGGCTGCGCAGTTCACCGGTGTGCCCGTGGGCTCTCACGAGTTCTCGGTCGTCGCCAAGGACGACACGCGGACCTCCGCACCCGCCACGACGACCGTCGAGGTCAAGGACGAGGACCCGGTTCTCAGCGCTCCCGCCAACTTCAAGGGCGTGCAGGCTCAGGATGAGGACGGCGCCGCCGACCTGTCCTGGGACGCGGTCGCGGGCGCCACGGGCTACGTGGTGACCTGGGCCGGCGGCAGCCAGGAGACGGACCAGACCACGGTCCGGATCAAGGGTCTGAGCGTGGGTTCCCACGACTTCTCGATCGTGGCCAAGAACGCCACGCAGACCTCTTCGCCCGCCGCGACGACCGTCGTGATCAAGGGCGACGAGGAGGTCCCGGCGCCGACCAACGTCAAGGCCGGTACTCCGACCACGAACTCGATCCCGCTGACGTGGGACGCGGTCGAGGGTACGACCTACGAGGTCTACAACGGCGAGCTGCTCGACGAGGGCAACATCGCCACCGGCTCCCACACGGTGGACGGCCTGAACCCGGACACCCCGTACACGCTCAGCGTCGTTGCGGTCAAGGACGGCAAGAAGTCCCAGCCGACCCCGGTGACCGCCAGGACCGCCAAGGAGCAGGTCGTCGTTGACCCGGTGACCGAGCTGGTGGGCACCCCGGGCAAGACCACGGTCGACCTGTCCTGGAAGGGCTCGGAGGGTGTCACCTACGAGGTGCACCAGAACGGGCAGCCCATCAAGGACGGGCTGACCACCCCGGCGTTCCAGGTGACCGGTCTGTCTGAGGCGACCAAGTACACCTTCACCGTGTTCGCGGTCAAGGGCGGCGTGAAGTCCGAGGGCACCTCGATCGACGTCACGACGCTCGAGGGCGAGCTCGCGGCCCCCGCGAACCTGCGTGGCGGCGAGATCACCACCTCGTCCATCCAGGTTCTGTGGGACGTCGTCGCCGGTGTGACCTACGAGGTCACCGCCAACGGCAAGACCGAGCCCGGCACCGGTGGCAAGTACACGGCGACGGGTCTGAACCCCGACACCGAGTACGAGTTCAAGGTCGTGGCCAAGAAGAACGGTCAGACCTCCGCGGCGTCGACCATCAAGCTGAAGACGAAGCCCGTCGCCACCGGCGGCGACTTCAACTTCAGCCTGGCCGGCTCGTCCAGCATCAAGGCCGCCAACGGCACCGTGCCGCTCTCGGGCAGCATCGCCGGGAAGCTGACCGGTGGCGACTACACCGGCGCCCTGAAGCTGAACAACACCAAGGGCAACTTCCGCATCATGGGCTTCATCCCCACGACCGCGGACATCACCTTCACGCAGAACGGTCAGACGACCGGGACGCTGTCCGGCACCACCCTGACCTCCAACTCCAAGATGGTCGTCGGGCTGAAGTCGGTGAAGGTGTTCGGCATCCAGATCGGTGGCGGTGACTCCTGCAAGACCACCTCCCCGGTCGACATCAAGCTGAAGTCCACCAACTTCAGCCTGGCCGGCGGCGGCGACCTCGCCGGTACCTACACCCTGCCCTCCGTCTCGGGCTGTGGTCTGCTCACCCCGCTGATCAGCGGCATGACCGCTGGTCCGGGCAACACCGTCAACGTGAAGGCCACCCCGGCGAAGTGA
- a CDS encoding MlaE family ABC transporter permease — protein MVSYPATALRTIGQVFQLGATVLGMMFRPPFQWREFIQQFWFIASVTILPACLVSVPFGAVTSLQVGSLIKQLGAESFTGAASVLVIIQQASPMVVALLVSGVAGSAMCADMGSRTIREEIDAMRVLGVDPIERLVVPRVLACIAVAVLLNGLVSVVGVASGYVFNVFMQDGTPGAYLASFSALAQLPDLYVGEIKSVIFGFIAGVVAAYLGLNPGKGPKGVGDSVNMSVVYAFLTLFLMNMILTAIYLQIVPPKGG, from the coding sequence GTGGTGTCCTACCCGGCGACCGCTCTGCGGACCATCGGGCAGGTGTTCCAGCTCGGTGCCACCGTCCTCGGCATGATGTTCCGGCCGCCGTTCCAGTGGCGGGAGTTCATCCAGCAGTTCTGGTTCATCGCCAGCGTGACGATCCTGCCCGCCTGCCTGGTGTCGGTGCCGTTCGGCGCGGTCACCTCGCTGCAGGTCGGGTCGCTGATCAAGCAGTTGGGCGCCGAGTCGTTCACCGGCGCGGCCAGCGTGCTGGTGATCATCCAGCAGGCGAGCCCGATGGTGGTGGCGCTGCTGGTGTCGGGTGTGGCCGGATCGGCGATGTGCGCGGACATGGGCTCCCGGACCATCCGCGAGGAGATCGACGCCATGCGGGTGCTGGGTGTCGACCCGATCGAGCGCCTGGTGGTGCCGCGGGTGCTGGCCTGCATCGCGGTCGCGGTGCTGCTGAACGGGCTGGTCTCGGTGGTGGGCGTGGCCTCCGGCTACGTCTTCAACGTGTTCATGCAGGACGGCACCCCCGGCGCGTACCTGGCGAGCTTCTCGGCCCTGGCGCAGCTCCCGGACCTGTACGTGGGCGAGATCAAGTCGGTGATCTTCGGCTTCATCGCCGGCGTGGTGGCCGCCTACCTGGGTCTGAACCCCGGCAAGGGCCCCAAGGGCGTCGGCGACTCGGTGAACATGTCGGTCGTCTACGCCTTCCTGACGCTGTTCCTCATGAACATGATCCTCACCGCGATCTATCTGCAGATCGTGCCACCGAAGGGAGGGTGA
- a CDS encoding MlaE family ABC transporter permease, which yields MVRVNVPGRRVLSRPGRMLGFLDQPGDQMMFYTKALLWTPRTIRRYLKEVQRLLSDIAFGRGGLAVVGGTLGVMIAMTLATGVVVGMQGYSALQQIGSAAFTGFASAYANTREIAPLVSGLALSATVGAGFTAQLGAMRISEEIDALEVMGIPSLPYLVTTRIVAGVVAIMPLYAIGLVASYISARAVTVFFNGQSGGTYDHYFGLFLSPVDVLLSFLKVFIFSVLVILSHCYYGFRATGGPAGVGYAVGKAVRTSILVIGITDFFLSLALWGTTTTVKVAG from the coding sequence ATGGTGCGGGTGAACGTTCCGGGCCGGCGGGTGCTGTCCCGTCCGGGTCGCATGCTGGGCTTCTTGGATCAGCCCGGCGACCAGATGATGTTCTACACGAAGGCGCTGCTCTGGACGCCGCGGACGATCCGGCGGTACCTCAAGGAGGTGCAGCGGCTGCTGTCCGACATCGCGTTCGGACGCGGCGGACTGGCGGTCGTCGGCGGCACGCTCGGCGTGATGATCGCGATGACGCTGGCCACCGGTGTGGTGGTCGGCATGCAGGGCTACTCGGCCCTGCAACAGATCGGTTCGGCGGCGTTCACCGGCTTCGCCTCCGCGTACGCCAACACCCGGGAGATCGCGCCCCTGGTCTCCGGGTTGGCGTTGAGCGCCACCGTGGGCGCGGGCTTCACCGCCCAGCTCGGCGCGATGCGGATCAGCGAGGAGATCGACGCCCTGGAGGTCATGGGCATCCCGAGCCTGCCCTACCTGGTCACGACCCGGATCGTGGCCGGGGTCGTGGCGATCATGCCGTTGTACGCGATCGGCCTGGTCGCCTCGTACATCTCGGCACGGGCGGTGACGGTGTTCTTCAACGGGCAGTCCGGAGGCACCTATGACCACTACTTCGGGTTGTTCCTGTCACCGGTGGACGTGTTGTTGTCCTTCCTCAAGGTGTTCATCTTCAGCGTGTTGGTGATCCTCTCGCACTGCTACTACGGGTTCCGGGCGACCGGCGGCCCGGCCGGTGTGGGATACGCGGTCGGCAAGGCCGTCCGTACGTCGATCCTGGTGATCGGCATCACCGACTTCTTCTTGAGCCTGGCGCTGTGGGGCACCACGACGACGGTGAAGGTGGCGGGATGA
- a CDS encoding MCE family protein yields MTGTRRRSGANEVVKRRFAGAAFMLIPVLLVALSVAVYDKRFVKVTWVTLHTAKTGNSLHRFADVKMRGVPIGEVREIKADGSGATLKLAMNPDLLHLVPANVTAQMLPTTLFGQRYVALIPPAQPETRRLSGGSVIGQDRSSNSIELQQVLDNLMPLLTAVQPQKLSLTLGAVAKALEGRGTQLGQTMVELDAYLKKVNPHLPALNRGINELVQLTQEYNEALPEVIQALHDATYTSRTLVDQRANLSAVYSSVTAASQDLDDFLRENSSNIIRLSASSRNTLEKVAQYSPELPCTLRMLNDFIPRMDRVLGKGTKTPGLQVDVTTMPSRGQYRPGRDTPKYKAKGGPHCYPVPFTGTEAPKVSRGGLGLPNSSEENRIINELLAPELQDVPEALPDWSSLLLGPVYRGREVTLR; encoded by the coding sequence ATGACCGGTACGAGAAGACGAAGCGGAGCGAACGAGGTCGTCAAGCGGCGGTTCGCGGGCGCGGCGTTCATGCTGATCCCCGTGCTGCTGGTGGCGCTCTCGGTCGCGGTGTACGACAAGCGGTTCGTGAAGGTCACCTGGGTGACGCTGCACACCGCCAAGACGGGCAACTCGCTGCACCGGTTCGCCGACGTGAAGATGCGCGGCGTCCCGATCGGCGAGGTCCGGGAGATCAAGGCCGACGGTTCGGGCGCGACGCTCAAGCTGGCGATGAACCCCGACCTGCTGCATCTGGTGCCGGCCAACGTGACCGCGCAGATGTTGCCGACCACCCTGTTCGGGCAGCGGTACGTGGCGCTGATCCCGCCGGCGCAGCCCGAGACGCGGCGACTGTCGGGGGGGAGCGTCATCGGGCAGGACCGCAGCTCGAACTCCATCGAGCTGCAGCAGGTCCTCGACAACCTGATGCCGCTGCTCACCGCGGTGCAGCCGCAGAAGCTGTCGCTCACCCTGGGCGCGGTGGCCAAGGCGCTGGAGGGACGCGGCACCCAGCTCGGCCAGACGATGGTCGAACTGGACGCCTACCTCAAGAAGGTCAACCCGCACCTCCCCGCGCTCAACCGGGGGATCAACGAGCTGGTGCAGTTGACCCAGGAGTACAACGAGGCGCTGCCCGAGGTGATCCAGGCGCTGCACGACGCCACGTACACGAGCCGGACGCTGGTCGACCAGCGGGCGAACCTCAGCGCGGTGTACTCGTCGGTGACCGCGGCGTCGCAGGACCTGGACGACTTCCTGCGGGAGAACTCCAGCAACATCATCCGGCTCTCCGCCTCCAGCCGTAACACGCTGGAGAAGGTGGCGCAGTACTCGCCGGAGCTGCCCTGCACGCTGCGGATGCTGAACGACTTCATCCCCAGGATGGACCGGGTGCTCGGCAAGGGAACGAAGACCCCCGGGCTGCAGGTGGACGTGACCACGATGCCGTCCAGGGGGCAGTACCGCCCCGGTAGGGACACCCCCAAGTACAAGGCCAAGGGCGGACCGCACTGCTACCCGGTGCCGTTCACCGGCACCGAGGCGCCCAAGGTGAGCCGCGGCGGGCTCGGCCTGCCGAACTCCTCCGAGGAGAACCGGATCATCAACGAGTTGCTCGCCCCGGAGCTCCAGGACGTGCCGGAGGCGCTGCCCGACTGGAGCAGCCTGCTGCTCGGCCCGGTCTACCGGGGCAGGGAGGTGACGCTCCGATGA
- a CDS encoding MCE family protein: MSAQSTTGPLIKSLLFVAGTLMATMILAVSIAQTNVGDTASYRARFTDASGLRKGDSVRIAGVEIGKVDSVGVADRRVALVKFSIERDRRLPASATATIKYVNLVGQRYVELAQGTGQTGVLRPGSTIPVERTQPALDLTELFNGFQPLLQALSPNDVNKLATSIVQVFQGEGTTIDGLVATIGSLTTTVAGKDKVIDQVIGNLNIFLDTVNSRQAQVVDLVTTMSRLVSGLSADRQAIGNAVTALDDLSNTTADLLNVGREPLRKDIDQIGRLSKNLAAHSGTVEKFLKLLPVKTEAIGRLGSYGSWMNLYLCEARLEGDVSYKKYEGETQLPKPTGIPLTAKRCK, encoded by the coding sequence ATGAGCGCCCAGTCCACCACAGGACCGCTGATCAAGTCGCTGCTGTTCGTGGCGGGAACGCTGATGGCGACCATGATCCTCGCGGTCAGCATCGCCCAGACCAACGTCGGCGACACGGCGTCGTACCGGGCGCGGTTCACCGACGCGTCCGGGCTCCGCAAGGGCGACAGCGTCCGGATCGCCGGTGTCGAGATCGGCAAGGTCGACTCCGTCGGCGTCGCCGACCGGCGGGTCGCCCTGGTGAAGTTCTCGATCGAGCGCGACCGCAGGCTGCCGGCCTCGGCGACCGCCACGATCAAGTACGTCAACCTGGTCGGTCAGCGCTACGTCGAGCTGGCCCAGGGCACCGGGCAGACCGGGGTGCTGCGCCCCGGCTCCACCATCCCGGTCGAGCGCACCCAGCCGGCCCTGGACCTGACCGAGCTGTTCAACGGGTTCCAGCCGCTGCTGCAGGCGCTGTCGCCCAACGACGTCAACAAGCTGGCGACCTCGATCGTCCAGGTCTTCCAGGGCGAGGGCACCACGATCGACGGCCTGGTGGCCACCATCGGCTCGCTCACCACGACCGTGGCGGGCAAGGACAAGGTCATCGACCAGGTCATCGGCAACCTCAACATCTTCCTCGACACGGTCAACAGCCGTCAGGCGCAGGTCGTCGACCTGGTCACCACGATGAGCAGGCTGGTGTCCGGCCTGTCGGCGGACCGGCAGGCGATCGGCAACGCGGTGACCGCCCTGGACGACCTCAGCAACACGACCGCCGACCTGCTGAACGTCGGTCGCGAGCCGCTCAGGAAGGACATCGACCAGATCGGTCGCCTGTCGAAGAACCTGGCCGCCCACTCGGGCACGGTCGAGAAGTTCCTCAAGCTGCTGCCCGTCAAGACGGAGGCCATCGGGCGTCTCGGATCGTACGGCTCCTGGATGAACCTCTACCTGTGCGAGGCCAGGCTCGAGGGCGACGTCTCGTACAAGAAGTACGAGGGTGAGACGCAGCTTCCCAAGCCCACCGGGATCCCGCTCACGGCCAAGAGGTGCAAGTGA